A stretch of Pseudoliparis swirei isolate HS2019 ecotype Mariana Trench chromosome 14, NWPU_hadal_v1, whole genome shotgun sequence DNA encodes these proteins:
- the nhlh2 gene encoding helix-loop-helix protein 2 — MMLSPDQAEGDLSWTQSDPESILNGLRSTGCTSDEPTEEGEERPKCRSDQPLSREEKRRRRRATAKYRSAHATRERIRVEAFNVAFAELRKLLPTLPPDKKLSKIEILRLAICYISYLNHVLDV; from the coding sequence ATGATGCTGAGCCCGGACCAGGCGGAGGGGGACCTCTCCTGGACCCAGTCCGACCCGGAGTCCATCCTCAACGGCCTCAGGTCCACCGGCTGCACCTCGGACGAGCCCACggaggagggcgaggagagGCCCAAGTGCCGGTCCGACCAGCCCCTGAGCcgcgaggagaagaggaggcggcggcgggccaCGGCCAAGTACCGCTCGGCCCACGCCACCCGGGAGCGGATCCGCGTGGAGGCGTTCAACGTGGCCTTCGCGGAGCTCCGGAAGCTGCTGCCCACCTTGCCCCCGGACAAGAAGCTCTCCAAGATCGAGATCCTCAGACTGGCGATATGCTACATCTCCTATCTCAACCACGTGTTGGACGTGTAA